In Phacochoerus africanus isolate WHEZ1 chromosome 2, ROS_Pafr_v1, whole genome shotgun sequence, one DNA window encodes the following:
- the GREM1 gene encoding gremlin-1 isoform X1 has protein sequence MSRTAYTVGALLLLLGTLLPAAEGKKKGSQGAIPPPDKAQHNDSEQTQSPQQPGSRNRGRGQGRGTAMPGEEVLESSQEALHVTERKYLKRDWCKTQPLKQTIHEEGCNSRTIINRFCYGQCNSFYIPRHIRKEEGSFQSCSFCKPKKFTTMMVTLNCPELQPPTKKKRVTRVKQCRCISIDLD, from the coding sequence ATGAGCCGCACGGCCTACACTGTGGGAGCTCTGCTTCTCCTCTTGGGGACCCTGCTGCCAGCTGCTGAAGGGAAAAAGAAGGGGTCCCAAGGGGCCATCCCCCCGCCAGACAAGGCCCAGCACAACGACTCTGAGCAGACTCAATCTCCCCAGCAGCCCGGCTCCAGGAaccgggggcggggccaggggcgGGGCACCGCCATGCCCGGGGAGGAGGTCCTGGAGTCCAGCCAGGAGGCCCTGCACGTGACAGAGCGCAAATATCTGAAGCGAGACTGGTGCAAAACCCAGCCGCTGAAGCAGACGATCCACGAGGAGGGCTGCAACAGTCGCACCATCATCAACCGCTTCTGCTACGGCCAGTGCAACTCATTCTACATCCCCAGGCACATCCGGAAGGAGGAAGGCTCTTTTCAGTCTTGCTCCTTCTGCAAGCCCAAGAAATTCACCACCATGATGGTCACGCTCAACTGCCCCGAACTCCAGCCAcccaccaagaagaagagagtcACGCGCGTCAAGCAGTGTCGTTGCATATCCATCGATTTGGATTAA